The Dermacentor silvarum isolate Dsil-2018 chromosome 7, BIME_Dsil_1.4, whole genome shotgun sequence genomic sequence CGGCAGGGTGTTGCTTTGCAATCCCGTTCTCCGCACCCGTTTCCCTCTGTTCgaattttttcttccttcttttttaaaCTACCGCAATCGTGGCTCGGTGAGATTGCTAGCATCTCTCGCTGCACGTAATTGGCCAGCATTCGCCGGCGCTATTAATTGCGTGCAACGCCTCGGGAGGAGCAAGAAAGAAAGGCGAACCCTTATGATTGCGACACATACACACACTTTGCTCGAATAAACGTCGACAAGCGAGTGATGCACACATCGCTAGACGAAAGAATAGCCGTCACTTGGCCGTGTTGGTAAACACGTCCATGATGGAAAAAGCGCTACTAAAACGGCGACTTTCCTATTGATATATCGCACACGTTGAactgtgcttctttctttttttttttttttccagcgataTTGGCCTCGTCATGACTgagagagagattatagttgTAAAGGATGGgcttaaagtgcagcgcgataaccgTCTCTCAATACGTGCATTCCGCATGCACGAACGCCgtaagggaagaaaaaaaaaaagaacatgttaTTTCCCTCTTGCTAGCAGTGCTTTTCCCATCGCGAACTGCACGAAAGCTTGCACGCAACATCTGTCGTTGTAAATTTTGTTTTCGAGCACGAAACAAGTAGCACAGGCACTTTATTTTGATTCGTGCTCGGTCAGTACTCACCACTTGCGTATCGTGCGAAGCACCACCTCGCCTCCTCagcatatgtatgtatatatccCATCCAGCCGAgcacacaaaaacaaaacacacagACAGACCAGACCGAGAGGGGTACGGTTCGGAGTACGTGGTCTCGCGTATTCCCGTAGCCGAAGCAGACATGTAGGTGGTCCTGAGAAGGACCGTTTTGTGTTGCTTGCCTGACGCAAGGCTGCGCGGTGCAGACAGCGGTCGAACTTAGGCACGCTCGCCACGGATGCGGCGGGCCAGCTGGATGTCCTTGGGCATGATGGTAACGCGCTTGGCATGGATGGCGCACAGGTTGGTGTCCTCGAAGAGACCGACCAGGTAGGCCTCGCTAGCCTCCTGAAGAGCCATCACAGCCGAGCTCTGGAATCGCAGGTCGGTCTTGAAGTCCTGCGCGATTTCCCTCACCAGGCGCTGGAACGGCAGCTTGCGGATCAGCAGCTCGGTCGACTTCTGGTAACGACGGATTTCACGCAGGGCCACGGTGCCCGGCCTATAACGATGCGGCTTCTTGACACCGCCGGTGGCAGGTGCACTCTTGCGAGCAGCCTTGGTGGCAAGCTGCTTACGCGGAGCCTTCCCGCCGGTACTCTTGCGGGCGGTTTGCTttgtgccgttgtcagatgggaagaggacttggcacccgtaggtaccgcgccccagagcgttcatgtactcaacaacccagcatcattcggtacattgaccccggcacccccccctacccgggctcactgggtggggggctttgattcgggccaacggtccttcccggacaagggggccgctgtggagcggcgcacaccgtgctatttcacgcttcacacaaacagccatgtcggtcgtcagggacacaagcccatcagatccctggattgcctcgacggaaaaggtgtcaaggcaaacaaccatggagacaacagaagccgtccgcggcgcagcgcactctgttgcgccagcaccggttccaactctgtgttccactgGGGCGAACGGAAATACGTGGATCGACTGGCgcatgctgtccagtcgagtgaccttagaagcatgcatcataacttaatggaaagctttccacctgactcttcaaaaatcacagctgggcgagcccacacttcgagaaacttcttctcgcctaggtgatgccgctcccgggtgagatgaaaccagacttccttccgtgcttttccaagcacttcgtgaagacccggcgccgctcccccgaaaaccgcatcacagcgtgctaaccaaacttggtatgagcactcgacaagaagaagcacgaactggttgatcgcATGGCTGGGCAAAGGGTGCAAGAAACGGACTGTCTGAAATGGAACGCCTGGGAGACTAAACAAACTAGCTATCCGTTGGAGGAgagcagcagaaagtaaacactgcgaaaagatGTGAACTGTATCTTCTCGACCGCGACAAAAGGGGCACACTCCACGAGCCGGGATGGCTGTGAAGGGTCGGAAGCTAATCGGCAAACAGCCTCGCGCCAGGCGGTACATGAATGTAGCTCGCCTGGCGTCAAGGAAGCTTGCCGTAATGAGCTTCCAACTTGGTCTGTGAAAAGACAGGTCATACCTTTGACAATGCGGGGGAAGACCGGGGGTAAGGATGTCAACTAATTCTTGGAGCGGAGTAGAAATTACATCGATGTCGGAGTGGACCTTGCGAAGGCGTGCCAACGAATTGGCAGCCATCGCATAGAATGGGGACGGGGTTcctgagcgaggcacacagtgagaaaatgtgctctgggaaaacaaacggagtctagtgctaaggaagaaggaagtaaagcttcgagtcaggagcatatctgagctaagggcaacctgggtccacctgacgtgcagtgcagcagctacgatgcccaagtcgggaattccgagtcctcccttatccttgggcagcttaagtacctgcctagctacacagccagttgtccctttccagagaaaccgaaagagaaccctctccaagataagcttggttcgggttggaacaggggacacacatgctacatacgtgaggaaagaaaaaagaagagacctaAGAATGTTCGCTCTAGCTGTCAATGGACACGACAACGCGCTGAACTCCTGAATCCTGGTTTCAAGCCTCTCTTTAGCTTGCTGCCAGTTTTCAGAAGACAGGCCATCTGGATCGAAATGGAAACCGAGAATTCGCAACCGCGTTTTCACGGGTAGACCATGAACGGGCTGCGGGCTGGACGGAGTGGAGTTCAAGTACATGGCTGCACTTTTCGACCTATTCAACCTCGCACCGCTCGCCCTGCAGTAACTGTCCATGACGTCCAGCACGGTGCATGCTGATGCCTCGTCCGGGACGACAAtagacaagtcgtctgcataggcgaaaagtgcaactggaggggaacctggtggaagtaggaacttgccaattctactgtcacaggatagcctctgcagaaggggttcgattgcgagtacgtagagagcaggtgagagcggatctccctgccgtacaccacgacccacaacgaaagcctccgagacgcgatcctgtatgagaacagcagaagtcggtcgagagtacaaagcttggaccatacgctgaaaacccacgctaaagccggcctccttcaaaacccgaaaaaggtacctgtggctaatgatatcgaaagccttctcctgaTCAAAGGAGCAGAAAATACCGGGAAGTTTCCTGGCATTTGCCCACAGGAGAAGGTCTCTAACTGCTAAACCGTGAAGCTGAGTGGAACGTCCCTGAACGCAGCATGCCTGGTATGGACCCAAAACAGTGTCGAGAACTGGAGTGAGTCGCATACACAGACACTTTGCTATGAGCTTGTAATCGCAGTTCAGAAGTGTGATGGGCCGCCAGGCTCTTAGATCGGTGCTTCTCGACTCatccttgcacaggagagtgattAGCCCCTCTCTTTGAGACGCTGACAAAGTCCCTTCACTGAGCAGCCTGTTCACCAATGATGTGAAAGGCTTCCCTAACAGTCTCCAAAACTTCACATAAAATTCAACTGTCAAACCATCGGATCCTGGACTGCGATTGTGCTTCATAGACTTCAATGCTTCCAAGAGCTCGTCTTCAACTATGGCTGTGTCACCAACCACCGGCGGTTCGGTTGGTGGAACGAAAGGAAAAACAGCCGGAGTGGCAGCTGGCTCAGCATAAAGGTTCATGTAGAACTGCCTTGCCACTGCAAGTACTCCTTCTGGTGAGTCGACTAAGCTACCATCACTTGGATCTACTACGGAAGAGAGAGTTGTGCTCTTCCTTGAAAGATGCCTGCGGAGAATGTTTCTGCTGCACCACGCTTCCATTTCCCACCGCTCCGCTCGGGTTATAGCTCTCAAGCTATCCCAGCGTCGCTGTAGGAGAATCCGAAGTTCCTTTCGGAGTGAGGCCAGCGCCGGACCAACCCCAGGCCCACTAGACAGTGGCTTCGAGAGCAGAAGGATCGCGTCGGAGACGATTTTTATCTCCTCGCGCTCCTCCCGCGCCCGACGCTTGCCCCAGGACCTGAAGCACTCGCGGACACTGGCCTTCACTTCGTCCCATTCTCTACCTTCTAGATCCGCTCTGTTGTGCAGCGAGCGAAACAGAATGGACGATACCTCTGCGGTTGCCTGCCTGTCTTTAAGGAGCCGTGGGTTTAGACGCCACGGTCTCTTCCCCTGCGGCACTAAACTCGAGTCGGCAAACCGCAGTGTCAGGAAGCGGTGGTCGCTAAGAGCAGAATGAATTACCTTGGAGGAATGCATACTGGGAGCCAGTGATGACGAGACATAAAACCGATCGATGCGGCTCTTCACCCCTCTCCCCGTCCAAGTCATTCCTGACTTCGCAGGGCGAAGCGTGCGCCAAGCATCAACCAGTCCCAGCTCATCAACGAGCCCCCGTAGTACAATATCTCCAGCCCTATCCCTGAATTTCGCAATACCTCGTTTAGTTACACGATCTACCTGCTCTAACACACAATTGAAGTCACCTACAAGAATAAGCCTGGAAGGGCCCACTAAGTAGGGATCCAATGTAGCGAAAAACTCTTTTTGACCTTTATCTCTATTTGGAGCATAAACATTAACAATTCGAATGCCAGAATCAAGATCCACTGACAGAATGCGGCCCTCGGCATCCCTGGCATGGCGTAGAACCAGGCCCGTGAAGCGCGGCATCAAAATGATGGCCGTGCCTCGGCAGCCTGACCCGCCATAACTCCAGAAAGACCTCGTGCCAAAAGTCCTGTCAAAGTGGCTGATCTGACCTAACCTGTGGACATATGTTTCCTGAAGTACAAGAATATCTACATTTGCGGATCTAGCTAAGTCGACTATCGCGAACCGTTTTGAATTTCGAGTCAAGCCTCTACAGTTAAAGGTAGCTAGAGTGAGAGAAAAAGCCATATTGAGTGGAAGAAAAATttagcaaaagactaaaagagagctagagaaaaacaagaaagctaAAGTAAAGGAAAAGGCTAGTACTGGGTAATACTAGCCGCAAATAAATCGATGGTACAATTGCCTAAGCGAGAGTCTCCTCGAGCGGAGACCCCGCGGCTGTTGATTCATACGACTTATCTGAAACAATCGAACAGTCGCAATCGAAGCCCTTGCAGTGTTCACAAGGAGTGTCCTCCTCGTTTCCTGAAGAGTCCTCCATTTCTGACTCTGACCCTGAGGGCACCACAGCCGTGCGTTTGGGTGTAGGAAGACCAGGCTCCGAGCTATGGGAGCCACTACCTTCCGAGTCCGAAGACGACCGCCGTGAGGCCGCCTCCCTGGCCGCCGATCCAGAGCGCTTACTACGGTTTTTCTTCCGTTTCTTACGGGACACCTCAATGAAAGGGGCCTCCGTGCTCGTGCTAGCAAGCGGTTCCGGCTCACCAGAGAGTTCGGCCGCCTCGGCGGGCACCGCTGCTGCCGCGGGGGCAACTACGGGAGCCGCGACCACCTCCTCGCCGCTTCCCCCTCCGCTCGTCGCCGCGGCGGAAAGGGAAGGAAGCGCATcggcggccgcggaatctgcatCGACTCCGGCACTGTCTCCCTCGCTCAAGGAACCCTGGCTGTCTCCGTTCTCCGTCGCAACTGTGGTGCTACCTAACACCGAAGTGGTCGCCGGCTCTGAAGCAGATGGCTGCGGCTCAGAGCCCGAGGCCACTGACGAGTAGGTGCGGACAGGGCACGACGAGACCGCGTGGTCCCCGCCACATCGTACGCACGCCGCGTCGCAGCTCTCGTGACCGAACTGCTCGCAGCGTACGCACTTCGGCGTCTCACACGCGACCGCGTGGTGCCCCTCTAAGTTGCACCTACGACACAACCGTGCAACACCCTCGTACTCACACTGAATTACTCTATCACCAACCCGGAGAAGGTTAGGGACGGGCCGCGCCATCTCCATCCGAATGCGCCGGTTTCCTGTACCGACGCTAGGAAAACCCGGCACGTGCTCTTCGGAGATCCCTAGGACCTTTCCAAAAACCTGTAGCCCTTCTGAGAGGGCTTGGTCTGGCAAGTCCGAGGGGTAGCCAAAAACCCTGACCACCTTCGTCCGCACACCTCGATACTCAAACTCAATCGTAACATCACGAACCTTCAAAGCGGGATCGGCTGAGAAGCGATCGACCGCGGCCTTAGTCTTGAACGTAACCTCGAATCGGCCTGCGCCGAAGTCCTGCACAGACTTCAGCTCCGACACAGACACGCGCTGAACGAGCGCTTTAACAACGTCAACATTGGTCGCCCCTTTCGGCACGCGACCAAAAAACGTAAACGGCCGAAGCCGTGAAGGGGCCACCATCGCGGTCAAAACCACGTGGCGGCCGCGTCTAGCCGAAGTTGAGCTAAAACAGGCTAGCTGCAATGCTACAATCCTcagctaaacagaaaaaaaaaaagaaagtaaaaagccACGATGGTCTCTCACCAAACCGCTGGACACCTGGCTTGAATCCTCGAGGACCCACGCCGTATCCAACCAGGGAGAGAAGCAGCCACAAGCAGCAGGTCACGGGTCAGGCACGCCGCACGTTCACCgggtgccgttgtcagatgggaagaggacttggcacccgtaggtaccgcgccccagagcgttcatgtactcaacaacccagcatcattcggtacattgaccccggcaccccccccctacccgggctcactgggtggggggctttgattcgggccaacggtccttcccggacaagggggccgctgtggagcggcgcacaccgtgctatttcacgcttcacacaaacagccatgtcggtcgtcagggacacaagcccatcagatccctggattgcctcgacggaaaaggtgtcaaggcaaacaaccatggagacaacagaagccatccgcggcgcagcgcactctgttgcgccagcaccggttccaactctgtgttccactgGGGCGAACGGAAATACGTGGATCGACTGGCgcatgctgtccagtcgagtgaccttagaagcatgcatcataacttaatggaaagctttccacctgactcttcaaaaatcacagctgggcgagcccacacttcgagaaacttcttctcgcctaggtgatgccgctcccgggtgagatgaaaccagacttccttccgtgcttttccaagcacttcgtgaagacccggcgccgctcccccgaaaaccgcatcacagcgtgctaaccaaacttggtatgagcactcgacaagaagaagcacgaactggttgatcgcATGGCTGGGCAAAGGGTGCAAGAAACGGACTGTCTGAAATGGAACGCCTGGGAGACTAAACAAACTAGCTATCCGTTGGAGGAGAGCAGCAGAAAGTAGACACTGCGAAAAGATGTGAACTGTATCTTCTCGACCGCGACAAAAGGGGCACACTCCACGAGCCGGGATGGCTGTGAAGGGTCGGAAGCTAATCGGCAAACAGCCTCGCGCCAGGCGGTACATGAATGTAGCTCGCCTGGCGTCAAGGAAGCTTGCCGTAATGAGCTTCCAACTTGGTCTGTGAAAAGACAGGTCATACCTTTGACAATGCGGGGGAAGACCGGGGGTAAGGATGTCAACTAATTCTTGGAGCGGAGTAGAAATTACATCGATGTCGGAGTGGACCTTGCGAAGGCGTGCCAACGAATTGGCAGCCATCGCATAGAATGGGGACGGGGTTcctgagcgaggcacacagtgagaaaatgtgctctgggaaaacaaacggagtctagtgctaaggaagaaggaagtaaagcttcgagtcaggagcatatctgagctaagggcaacctgggtccacctgacgtgcagtgcagcagctacgatgcccaagtcgggaattccgagtcctcccttatccttgggcagcttaagtacctgcctagctacacagccagttgtccctttccagagaaaccgaaagagaaccctctccaagataagcttggttcgggttggaacaggggacacacatgctacatacgtgaggaaagaaaaaagaagagacctaAGAATGTTCGCTCTAGCTGTCAATGGACACGACAACGCGCTGAACTCCTGAATCCTGGTTTCAAGCCTCTCTTTAGCTTGCTGCCAGTTTTCAGAAGACAGGCCATCTGGATCGAAATGGAAACCGAGAATTCGCAACCGCGTTTTCACGGGTAGACCATGAACGGGCTGCGGGCTGGACGGAGTGGAGTTCAAGTACATGGCTGCACTTTTCGACCTATTCAACCTCGCACCGCTCGCCCTGCAGTAACTGTCCATGACGTCCAGCACGGTGCATGCTGATGCCTCGTCCGGGACGACAAtagacaagtcgtctgcataggcgaaaagtgcaactggaggggaacctggtggaagtaggaacttgccaattctactgtcacaggatagcctctgcagaaggggttcgatgcgagtacgtagagagcaggtgagagcggatctccctgccgtacaccacgacccacaacgaaagcctccgagacgcgatcctgtatgagaacagcagaagtcggtcgagagtacaaagcttggaccatacgctgaaaacccacgctaaagcctgcctccttcaaaacccgaaaaaggtacctgtggctaatgatatcgaaagccttctcctgaTCAAAGGAGCAGAAAATACCGGGAAGTTTCCTGGCATTTGCCCACAGGAGAAGGTCTCTAACTGCTAAACCGTGAAGCTGAGTGGAGCGTCCCTGAACGCAGCATGCCTGGTATGGACCCAAAACAGTGTCGAGAACTGGAGTGAGTCGCATACACAGACACTTTGCTATGAGCTTGTAATCGCAGTTCAGAAGTGTGATGGGCCGCCAGGCTCTTAGATCGGTGCTTCTCGACTCatccttgcacaggagagtgattAGCCCCTCTCTTTGAGACGCTGACAAAGTCCCTTCACTGAGCAGCCTGTTCACCAATGATGTGAAAGGCTTCCCTAACAGTCTCCAAAACTTCACATAAAATTCAACTGTCAAACCATCGGATCCTGGACTGCGATTGTGCTTCATAGACTTCAATGCTTCCAAGAGCTCGTCTTCAACTATGGCTGTGTCACCAACCAGCGGCGGTTCGGTTGGTGGAACGAAAGGAAAAACAGCCGGAGTGGCCAGCTGCTCAGNNNNNNNNNNNNNNNNNNNNNNNNNNNNNNNNNNNNNNNNNNNNNNNNNNNNNNNNNNNNNNNNNNNNNNNNNNNNNNNNNNNNNNNNNNNNNNNNNNNNGCAGCCTTgtgtgacatcatcagggatgaactggcgtccttgacctgctccacacgcgtgcaaccctccgtctctcgtcccctgccaacgtacgcggacgttgctgccacgcctccaggcaacatCAACTCCACAGTGCCGCTacccacgtacgcgtcggttgctgccgcgccgccagtaaacatctcgtcgatgccgcccgagctctcatcagcccatttgactgcGCTGATTCCCGGAGCACCTAGCctcctgtactatccgccatggcgcccgtcacgtcccacgtgctattactgcggctatcgcggccatatttcacgtttctgccgcaagcaccagcaggacgagcgtcggggatacgacatctctgaacgcaacttttccggtggagtctcttcccaaagccggcgtttctgttcacctccgctccgctctactttTCCTCCCCCATCGACTGAAGAgcgaagcacttaccgttcagccagacgccgctcccctttgccgttccgccgctccacgtcatcactacggcccgtctccctcaactctaacattcgtccggaaaactaagcgatgcagtttttggaggacaaactgcatacgacaccaggactgatattcctccagcgcgcccgtccaatatgctctcagtgtttgtccaaggagtgcccgtcgatgctttggcgGACACAGGTGCtacaatttctgttattcacgctgatttatgttcccgtctcagaaaagtcccgacgccatacgatggacctacgctagttgcagcccaaggagaccctgttcgaccttccgctctttgcactgcccatgtcctgatcgatgatatcctgcaccatatacaattagctgtgctgtccgcgtgcgctcatcaacttattttagggtgggattttctctcttctgcttccgcggctatttgttgtggccaacgcgtcgtccatcttacggacaccgactacttactttgggaagacaggtacacgccgttgcgcctggtcgctgcggaagataccgaactgcctcccggccgacagcgcgttattaccattatgtcgaccgatatcgaccatggtgacgtcttggtcttgccctcttcccgttgccttcataaaggcatcgcttttgcaccaggtgtaGTTTGATTTTACAATaactcggcgcttgtcaccgccacgaatgcgacatcggagaaaattctccttcggcaaagcaccacagtggcttgcgcggccgacccagagcctgtatgcgtcgtgccccttacgactatgtcttccaaagacccttctacttgtgctactgcttcttcctccgcccttactgcagccatcagcagtgacttgccaccttcacagatgcagctGCTGcgtgctttgttgaacaaacatgcaaatttattagatgtccattcgtcgactctgggccaaaccacagctgcagcgcatcgcattcagacggacgaagcgtcgatagtgcgccgtcgcccgtaccgcgtgtccctagccgagcggaaaatcatagaagaaaatgtcg encodes the following:
- the LOC119459261 gene encoding histone H3, translating into MNALGRGTYGCQVLFPSDNGTKQTARKSTGGKAPRKQLATKAARKSAPATGGVKKPHRYRPGTVALREIRRYQKSTELLIRKLPFQRLVREIAQDFKTDLRFQSSAVMALQEASEAYLVGLFEDTNLCAIHAKRVTIMPKDIQLARRIRGERA